A genomic segment from Holophagales bacterium encodes:
- a CDS encoding glycosyltransferase family 2 protein: protein MSVPAVSIVVLTHDGRDHLATCLASLAQDGWPSGDVEVVVVDNGSTDGTAALVRTDFPAVRLLPAGRNLGFAPGVRFGAQECRGETLVLLNNDTKVEKGWLSALVSALDGAPADVAAVTGRIVSWDGTKVDYRDTLLTFDGHAFQKDFGRPVADVRDDPPGAPRLAPCGGNMAMRKETFLAHGGFDDDFFAYLEDVDLGLRLASRGLGTAYEPRAVVRHRSGATGEALGIFNRGFLIEKNAFATFFKNVDDELRTALLPAVLLTFLHRTERILRETAPGGGALTIDPYRDGRARRARRCAPGPPAPGRPRRRAPPGGRRARERPGPRRRARAVESQGPPPDRRRPPPARGEAAGERAPSHRPDARDLRAVPSGDRPDLPGRRGALLLRRLHVPPPARPRSPVPHPRGRHGLAGPLRAGVP from the coding sequence GACAACGGCTCGACCGACGGAACCGCCGCGCTCGTGAGGACGGACTTCCCGGCCGTCCGGCTGCTGCCGGCGGGACGCAACCTCGGCTTCGCCCCCGGTGTCCGCTTCGGTGCCCAGGAGTGCCGCGGCGAGACCCTCGTCCTCCTCAACAACGACACGAAAGTCGAGAAGGGGTGGCTCTCGGCGCTCGTCTCGGCGCTCGACGGCGCCCCGGCCGACGTGGCCGCCGTCACCGGGCGGATCGTCAGCTGGGACGGCACGAAGGTCGACTACCGCGACACGCTCCTCACCTTCGACGGTCACGCGTTCCAGAAGGACTTCGGCCGGCCGGTCGCGGACGTGCGCGACGACCCGCCGGGCGCGCCGCGCCTCGCCCCGTGCGGCGGGAACATGGCGATGAGGAAGGAGACGTTCCTCGCGCACGGGGGCTTCGACGACGACTTCTTCGCCTACCTCGAGGACGTCGACCTCGGCCTGCGCCTCGCGTCCCGCGGCCTCGGGACGGCCTACGAGCCCCGCGCCGTCGTCCGCCACCGGTCGGGCGCCACCGGCGAGGCCCTCGGCATCTTCAACCGCGGCTTCCTGATCGAGAAGAACGCCTTCGCGACGTTCTTCAAGAACGTCGACGACGAGCTGCGGACCGCGCTCCTCCCGGCCGTCCTCCTGACGTTCCTCCACCGGACCGAGCGGATCCTCCGCGAGACGGCCCCCGGCGGCGGCGCCCTCACGATCGACCCTTACCGGGACGGCAGGGCCCGGCGGGCGCGCCGTTGCGCCCCGGGGCCTCCGGCGCCGGGCCGTCCACGCCGTCGCGCGCCTCCTGGGGGTCGCCGTGCCCGAGAGCGGCCCGGACCTCGCCGGCGAGCACGCGCTGTCGAGTCTCAGGGCCCTCCACCGGATCGCCGTCGACCTCCCCCGGCTCGAGGAGAAGCGGCGGGAGAACGAGCGCCTTCGCACCGTCCCGACGCGCGCGATCTTCGAGCGGTTCCGTCCGGCGATCGTCCCGACCTACCCGGGCGACGAGGAGCTCTTCTCCTCCGACGCCTTCACGTCCCTCCTCCCGCCCGGCCTCGATCTCCCGTGCCTCACCCTCGCGGACGTCATGGCCTGGCCGGCCCGCTGAGAGCAGGCGTCCCCTAA